In Vicia villosa cultivar HV-30 ecotype Madison, WI unplaced genomic scaffold, Vvil1.0 ctg.001755F_1_1, whole genome shotgun sequence, the sequence agagttaccaaacagagcttttttattaatacgagctgaaaagttaaaagctaaaagctaaaagctcttttttttgtcttaccaaacagactctaaTACTAGTAGTAGATTTCTTCCCGGCTTGGATGCCCCCTAATGTAGTTGATGTTGCACCGAACTAGGTTAAAAATCAAcctgtgttatttattttctgcagATTACTATAActtgtttatgtttctgttagTTATTATGATGTCTTAACATTGCGCTCGACATTACATTTTGACATCTGTGTGTCTTGACATCGTATACGATATATGTTCTTTCATGTTGTGCCAAAATTTCGATATACATACATTAGCATAAACTCAACAACAACGTACATCAACaataaaaacaacttttatcaacaacaacatcaagaacaacaacgacaacaacaacaacatcaacaacttacacttataaacaacaacaacaacacaaaccatttatgaacaacaacaacatacatcaatatttatcaacaaaacaacaacatatattttattgaaaagattTGTGGAACGATTTAAAGTTGATCTACTTTATGTTGCTATGAAGAAAAAATACAAGGCAGATGAAGCTTCCACAATAGCTTCATACTTCTTATATCGTTTCTCCATAGAAACACGAACCATTTATGATCTGCACCCATAATATGGATTCTCTTGAACCAGGTTTTGAATTATAAACAACTTTAAGAAAGTTaactagttttgaaaatataaactATCATTAACAACATTGTAAGATAAATAGAAACATAACCCAGAAGAGAAGTAAATCTTGCCAAATGAAAAACCCCTTTTAAGAAGAACTAGTGTCATACATGAAACATATATGAAATTGTAAGAAAGCTAATGGATAAGATTACCTTTTAGATTGAACAGATATGAACTAGTATCAGGACAAGTTTGTTGCATTGGAAGAGAGATATGTTatggttttgttttgagaaaaaagGAAGAAAACTTATGAAGAAGAAGACGAAAGAGAAAGTAGATGAACTTGATTACCTTTAACCTTTTAGATGCTAATGAGGAGGAGTTCGCTAAATGTGGATGAGGGCGTTGTTATGATTTTGTTAAGAGAGTGAAAGTTATTATGAGGAAAGGTTGACAGCTTCGCTTATGTAAGTACTATTGACAACAATTTTTGGTATTAATCGTGATGataagtatttttaattttaatatatttataatagtataATGACAATCCCTTTTTGTAACGAAAAGAAGAAAAATTGTTGGTGTTGAGAATTGAAGTAAGTAACCTTTAATATATCACTGCACTTGTGCTGAATGGTCGTGATaaagtatattttaataaaatattaaaaaattaagacGGGCGAATTTCAATTACTACTAAAGTTATTTAGATTGTCATAGTAATATAATATTATCAAAGgtatattttgtagtagtgtcGATTTGGTAaagaatttatatatatatatatatatatatatatatatatatatatatatatatatatatatatatatatatatatatatatatatatatatatatatatatatatatataatggtacGTAAGATTTGTAACATAAcgcggtttggtttgatttggtctGATTTGTAAAATAGAAACCACAAACAGAATCAAACCGcaattatgttaaaaaataatCCAAATACATCCGAACCAAATTTATTTTTTGcgattttgatttgatttagttcaaTTAACGATTTTATATTAGGCCGGTTCAATTTTAAACAACCCTAACATAGATATATTTAAATGACTTTAAggtaatatttattaaataagaaaaaaagttaaaatacagAATTAAATTAAGAGAATACATATTAATTAATCCCATTGTAACTAATATTAATCccattgtaatatttattttaaaatattctttttttacaAAGATCATTATGGAATGGAAAGAATAAAATAATTGATGAGTTAAAAATCTTCTATATTACTAATCCACCTTAAAATTTTCACCATATAATGAAGGTTATACATAGTATATGTTCAATAAATAATAATTGTTTGAATTTTTTAcctaaagaaaaaaatttaaaatttcattagagactataatatataatataatataatatatattgatGTCATATTTTTGCTATAAAACCACCTCAGGTCTCCCTTGTGAGCACTCAAAATATTTAGTTGCTAGATCAATTGAAAAATGGGCCAGGGAAGAGACAGTATCATTAGTGCAAGTGTTATTACAATATTACTATTATGTGTGTTTCATCCTAGGATGATTCATGCAGAAACCTTCACTGTCGGTGATGGCCAAGGTTGGACTTTTGGTGTTCAAAATTGGCCTGCAGGAAAAACTTTCAAGGCAGGTGACATACTTGGTAAGCATCTTAGTTTTACATCAAAATGAATACTAATCCCTTATTATTGTTTcttgaataaattaattattattagtattatctaattcatgttttaaattttaactaTTGTCTACCTGCAGTATTCAACTACCCTCCTTTGATACACAACGTGGTGACAGTGAATGAGTCTGGCTTTAATTCATGTGTGGCTCTTGGAGGATCTGGATTGCATATCTCTGGAGCAGATAAAATTACACTTGTTAAGGGAATGAACTATTTCATATGTGGTGTTCCTGGTCATTGTGGTCAAGGGCAGAAAATCGCAGTGAATGCTCTTTAAGCTCTAAATTAATGTattctatttataaataaattattaatattcttaaaaattactttctttgctatatgtattttCCATCTTACATTTTTGCATCTCTATTTTTCTTGAAGGAAATGTGTCGTCACACCATTATTCAAATTAGACATATATGAGATTATTGTTTATGTCATTTATaaaagtaaattattatttttaaaatatgaaataaagtcGTGAATAATTAAAGTAcatgtaataaataaaaataaaattttctttatgATGCACCCATACAGATGTTCATAAGTCGAACGtttattgattgattatttgtAGTGAAGAATTGTTACTCAATAATTAAGGCTCATAATTAACCTAACTAACtcgaaaataattcaaaattctattcgaaaattaaattgttgaattaggttcatgaaccaaatgagttgaatatgagTTAAAAATTAAGTTCGTTAATTAAATGAGCTGAATTTGAACTATATATAGttcaactcgttaggttcatgagtcaattcgattatatatgagataaattatattttctttaagAGTAAATTTAaagatttgctctaaatcttagtatcatattttcttttaatctaacagttttaattaataatttatattctcaagtgagcaaaatatttctacaaataattatacaaataaaatgaaCATCGTACAAATTTCAatcttatagcttttattttatttttatatttttattaaaaaatattaatttaaaatgaattatatatatatatatatatatatatatatatatatatatatatatatatatatatatatatatatatatatagactttaaaagattatttttaagttcgtgaaataagcgagttgaacctaacaagataaacctaacGAGTTGAACCGAGATGTTCGTGAATTTCTAACAAGTCGAATTTGAGCTGAAAAAGAGTTcgtgataaactcgaactcggtcaattcttaacgagtcgagtttgagcagAAAAAAAGTTTGTCATGAACTCGAACTTggtcaattcttaacgagtcgaattTAGGTtaggcgagttcgactcgactcgactcatttccagccctatcAATAATTAAAAATGGATAAATCACAAGTATCCCAATTCCCATGAATTGCATAATTTCTACTAAGTCAAAATGAGCATAACTTGTAACAAGAGAAACTTGCTCATCCAATGTTAGTTCTGATCGAACACAAGTCTTAAAGGGAATATAAACTCATAATTGTTTTGAAAACATGTGAATGAGTTGGTATAACCTTCACATGAAGATTTTAAGTTTAAATAGTCTCTTGAtttctgtaagttagcgagtttttgaattTAGTCCCTGTATTTTTGTTTTCAAGTCCTTATATCTCACATTCTTGTTAGCGTTAGTCCCTGACGTTAAAATTCTGTTACAAAAACGTCTAGTTGACTAATGGTGCTGACGTGacaagttttttttgtttttttctttattttttagatATTTCACATAAGTTATTGTGCTGACATGGCaaactattattatttaattattttagtgttagatgttaaaatataaaattttcaaattttggttTCAATGGCTAATGCTGCTGACGTgtcaagtttttttatttttttatttattttttagatattTCACATAAGTTATCTTGCTGACATGGCaaactattattatttaattattttagtgtTAGATGttaaaatacaaaattttcaaattttggttTCAAGAGGATTAGATCCCATGATCTTATACCCATTACACACATTAGGCTCCACCAAACCacctctatttttttttgttataactaGTGGGAAACCCATGCGTCCGCACGTGTTCTGGTGTAGACCGCAGATATGTCagcaatttaattttgaaatttaaataaaataaaaaatatttaaatctaattgtaaaagagaaaaaaatagtcaatgataaatatataagttaatcaaagaagaatatttaaatgaaattcatattttttaaataaaaacaaaattgtatcaatttttcaaattttaaaagaaagacatcaacaatatatactataattatttatgtattattttaaaaattactgtattttaaattaaaaatagctTCAAAATAAAAATCTTAGATACCCGCACGTTCACACGGTTTGGCctggttacccgtgcgttcacacatTACT encodes:
- the LOC131636477 gene encoding basic blue protein-like, with the translated sequence MGQGRDSIISASVITILLLCVFHPRMIHAETFTVGDGQGWTFGVQNWPAGKTFKAGDILVFNYPPLIHNVVTVNESGFNSCVALGGSGLHISGADKITLVKGMNYFICGVPGHCGQGQKIAVNAL